TTTGAAGAGAcatgaaaaatatcatataaccaagaatagaaagaaaacaaaactcaaggTTTGTATCAGCTGACGTGACATGGGTTGTCTTAGATGACGTGGCATTATCTCAAGTTTTAATTGGCTGGGGGAATTGAAGAGGATGAAATATAGAAACCTTCAtcttaagtaaaaaaattcaaaccacACAAGTGAGGACTGAAGAGGAAGCAATGGCGGTCTTATCCACCATCTTCTCCGTCACCACCAGAGCCTCAACGCCTCCTATAGCGTCTCTAGCTAATGACTCACCGTCTCCACTTCCTTCTTCGTCATCACCGTCTAAGAAACCGGCAAAACTCATCAAAGTGAGCAAACAAATGGGAAACCAAAACCAGCAATTACGGAAATTACAACGGCGAGGCAACAACAAGCCTTCGATAGCTCAGATCGAGCGAGCGTTCGGCTCTGGATCATATCTTGATTCCGAAGGGTAAAGACAAGTCATTACGTACGATTGTCGTCTTATAATCGTAACTGTGCcaatttttgatgatttttgttaatttttgtctCGTCCGAAAGGGAAATGGATATGAATACAGTGTTTGATGAGCTTCTATTAGGCCATACTAATAAATTCGAaggaaaaattgaaaagaagCTGCGAGAGATCGGCGAAATCTTCGTAGCTCAAACGGAGACTAAGCTTCGTTCCTCCGGTCAGTTTAGTGATTTATAATACAATAATCTCATGCTGATTAATCATCATCACATCTAAATTCCATATGATAGCGTTGGCTTAATCATATATAAGTAATAGATTGATGTACTTTGCAGGGAAACAAGTATTGATGTTTACAATACAGTGGATTCTTCCCATATGGATTATGTCTCTGCTCGTAGCTTGTGGAGCTATTAAACTCCCTTTTAGCCTCCCGTTACTTGATGACTTGATCATGTGAATTCTACTAGCTACAATCCATGTCTCGTTACTTATACTTTTACTGTGATATATGGATCATATATGATAGAGATATCTTTATAGCTTCTACAAATCTTGGTTAGAAAATGGTGTATGCATAAACAGAAAGTTATAATCTTGCAGCTCTCTGCTTCAGCTATAAATAGTAAGTTGTTACAAAGTGGCATTTCACTTCATCACCGCCGCTATCAAAACCAGTCCGCAGCTGTGAACTCGACTGATTGTGAACGTTTGAGTCAAACAAATTTAGAATATGAAGCTGGCCATTTTAGATAGTTAGCGGTAGGTGGCCAACATTTCTCACTCTCACATATGTAATCTAATCTCCACCGCCATTtcttatgttattttctttttatattgaagAAATTGATGACTAGAGACTGTAGGTATAAATAAGCATCTCTAgactatatatgtattattgaAATACTAAATACAGAAGTATAGAACACATGGCTTTgggattttacaaaaaaaaaaggtgatatTAACAGATGGGATAATCCAGAGGAGCAGATTCGAATTGTTTTATTGATGAGTAGAAGTTAGGTCACTAGTACTGTCAGATTTTTACAGATATACACATATCATTACCGTTTTATGCTTTTGCGTGACCTTTAATTATGATTCCCCCGTTTCATCAAGCACAATATTATTCccaattataaataaaggatctttttctaaattgtcaattgtcaattgtgacgaaaatgcccctactaatagaaatagtgaagtttttaggagtttgaaccaattaacaaacagaaaatccatgttagtatacaactgtgtaaaaaaaaatttgaaaaaaaaatgttttggatgtcaaaaatcagtttgtaatttgctgatttctggtctaaattgtttagaatagactttctacgattttttctctttctgaaacatttagattgttcattctacagtttgtacatgttctacaaaattaagaatatgaattctacgtttttcttcattctacttcaattcagaattcgttttctacgttttaccctatatactaaaagaagtagaagatatatcatagaaattttagaatttgtaatctgtaaaccttagaatacccttaaaatagaaagaaaataaattaaataaggaaagtgaatattttttaaatattttttaaatattcttaatttatggttaagatttcgtaattattgtttagatttgttctaataaattttagaatacatattctaaattatttagaagctaaacaaattaagaaaaatcgacATTATACCTTAACGTGATCGGtcaccatctcttccaccttccacaaaagctttcacttacctgtttatgatgcaaatctatgttacttgtggtgtatggacactggatgccaagaaggagtggagatttattgatgatgaagaaaaacgtgctagattactgactttgcaacccactacatctcttgaagagttgaaggtgatggtttcagaagactatgaaatagagcaaaatatgtttgatgtggaattcagtTATCTACCCACAGAGGTTAAAGTTGATTGTCATCCTGTTGTATTGACAAATAATAGAggtataaataattttcttgcatatctgaaaaagataaacatgattCGGTTGTGTGTTACATTCCAAAGAGTAGTTGATGGCGATAAGAGTAAAGTCCAGTTCGATCTGAAGAAGTTGTCAGTTGATAGTAGCGATGGTTGTAATGTGGAAGTTGATGTGGGAAAATCAGTAGGTATTATTTCAAGGAATTCACCTAAGCCGACTAATGATGTATTAGAAAAGCCTACTGATGCTAATCTTGGTGATGCTGCTGGTTTaaagttggaagattcaatggtaAAAAATGGTGAATATTTCAGCAGTAAGGAAGCTTTACAGGCTACTAtggaaatgtatgcaatgaaaTATAACTGCGACTATAGgattacaaaatctgataagAGATGGTGGTGTATACGCTGCATTGATAGTGCTTGTAATTGGCGTCTCCGGGCTGAGTGTTTACAAGCgtctacatatttcaaaatcaacaagtttgtgggtaACCATACATGTgccccttcaaaaaaaaaatcattttgtagGACTCCATCTGCAAGAACAATTGGACATCTCATTAAGCAAAGCTATGAGGGCGTGAAGGAAGGTCCTAAACCGAATGATATAGTTAATATTATTCGTTCAAGGTACGGCTGCGAGCTAACATATCACCAAGCTTGGGAGTCTCGGGAGTATGCAGTTAACGAAGTTAGAGGAATTCCTGAGAAAAGTTATGCTAAGATTCCAAAATACTTGCACATGCTACAAGAAGCGAATCCTGGTACGTTCACGAATTATGAAATTGACTTTGATGGAAGatttaaatatctatttatttcttttggtcaatcAACAAGAGGGTTCTACAAGTCAATGCGGAAAGTGATAGTAGTTGATGgtacatttttgaagaataaatacaAAGGGGTTCTCCTAGTTGCTACAGCTGTAGATGGTAACTCCAATTTGTATCCAATCGCATTTGGaattgctgattctgagaatgattgttcatgggagtggttttttatgcaacttaagatggttatagctgatgaagaaggtttATCATTTGTGTCAGATAGACATACATCGATTGCTAAATCAATTGGAAACATCTATCCATTGGCTAAACATGGTATTTGCATCCACCACTTGCTTAGCAATGTGATAACATATCATAAGGGAAGAGGTGTCGCTGGTAAGGTtgcaaaagcatcaaaagcttatagagttgctgagtttgagaaagagtttgggcaaattaacaatattagtCCTGCTATTGGAAGTTATCTAGAGGAAGCCGATGTGACAAAATGGGCTCGCTGTCATTTTCTGGGTTATAGGTATGATATTAACACCAACAATGCAGCTGAATCAATTAATGCTGCTTTGAGGACACCCAGAGAGTATCCAATAATTCCTTTGTTAGACAGCATCAGAGAAATGATGACACGCTGGTTTTATGAGAGTAGAGAGTTAAGTGCAAAGCATAAAGATCCTTTAACTGTTGAGGTggagaaaaagatttcaagaagaatagagaaaggTAAATTCATGAACGGTTATTTGATGAGCAGATCGCAGATCCAGGTTAAAGGTAATGGAGTAGACTACATTGTTGACTTAGAAAGAAGGACTTGTTCATGTGGAAAGTTCAGCATCCAAAAACTCCCTTGTAGACATGCTATAAAAGGAGCTTTTGATATAGGCAAGGATCTATATCCTTATGCTGATGATGTGTATACCACTACTGCATGGAGATCGCAATATGAGGAAACTGTTAATCCAATAGGTGTTCCTGAAGAAGAATGGCGAGTCCCACAGTATgttgaagatgcaaaagttcgaccacctgaaacaagaagacatccAGGACggcgaagaaaaagaagatatgaatccgctgaagacaagataaaatcatcacaaaactcACAAGGGTCAAAGAGACATAAGTGTGCGCGGTGTGGCAAAGAAGGGCATAACAGAACGACCTGTGATATCGTGATCTAACAATGGTTTGTGCATCAACTTAAGATtcctgtttttgaatttttgatttcacggcagctgctttgtgatgaatgatggtgtttgatggtttttattttcgattaatagactcatttgttttgaaattcgtTGATGGTGTTGATTTAAGACATTTGAAGTACTCATGTGTTTTGAAATTCCTTGATGgtgttttctttcaatcaaactTTCATTAAAACCAGAGTACAAAAAACAAGACTAACAAAAAGTGTTAAgcataacaacaaaatacaGAAAGCAAAGACATCATATCATCTTCTTATAAAGCCAGGCCATTGAAACTGCCAATACGACTAGTACACAAATCCTCTGCTTGTTCGACTTCTCCATACTCTCTTTCGCAACCATTAGCTCTTGCCTGATGATCTCAATCatattcttctccatcttttcttccatctccttcaccatctccTTTTGGAGCTCCACATTGTTTGTTACCATCTTTTTTAGGTCCTCTAagagttggttttgtttgctttcaacCATCCTAATCTCCTCTAGAACAGCATCATCAACCCAACGGAACAtgtgtttctccttcttctcctaaaatcattgtttcgataacaatatttaataaatttcagcTATTGTGATGAATAAGGActgataaaagtaaattaccttCACACCAACAACACATCTGTAAAATCTCCTACAGGGATTCTCTTCCGTCTTTGATGTGTAGGTTCTAATCTCTCCACCACACCGGCATCTACACGGAACTCCAACCTGAGAACTTCTCGACGGTAACCCTGACGATCCAGCCGAAGAATGTTGGCTCATGGCTCCTATCAGTTGttacaatgaagaagaagaaagtatcgggaaagaagaagaagagagtattggagaggaagatcaattattggaaaagaagatccctaattttaagaagaagaaagtatcgggaaagaagaagaatagagtattggagaagaagatccctaattttatttttttccttaatattgaattaaaaaccgGGTCATCGGTATGCTTACATCGGGTCAACATTTAAATTTGGATCAATAGCTGGTTATCTGATNCGGGTCAACATTTAAATTTGGGTCAATAGCTGGTTTAAATCTGATATGTTTAAATTATGGCAAATCggttatgtttttgtgttgttatgtTAACATTTAAATCGGAtatgatatgtttttgtgttctttgtgtAGGACCTTATGTTATTGAGTCTCATATTAGTCAGTCCTAAATCAACACCATCGAGGATTAATACTAATGAGTCTGATATTGGTCTAACAAGAAAAAGCATCAAAAACCATCATTTACAAAACAATCATAAAGACACTTAAAAATTAGGCAAGGTCTACAAACTCAGCCGCATACACTGGACGCACATAAGTTTTCATTCGTTCCACTAGCACAGGATCCTTTGCTGCTGACCAAAGATCGACTGCCAACTTCAAACGAGCTTGCTTGATGTTTTCATCGTCAATCAACTCATAAGATAGATCACGCATGTGACACTCGATATACTTCAGGGCATAAACTCCACAATCACAACTTGACCGATTTAATTTAGGTGGCATACGAACCTGGATGATCTCGTATGGAGTCAACAAGGGAGCTTTTCCATCAACCTTTTTGTGAATCTCCTTCACAAGACGAGGGATGACATTAGCGAATGGCTCAACGTGTCTTCTGTTTTGGTATTGATTACAGTCGAAGACTTCAATTGTTCTTAGTCTGAAGTTAATGCAAACTGAGATCCAGTGATTACCGTTAATGAAGACCGGTGCATAAATTCTATCCAAATCTACAGCCCAACTTTTTCCTGTCTTTCCATGAGATGGCAGTTCACCTTTGGCATACTCTAACAAAAAGTGATTCCAAGTGTGGGTTCGTCCTGCCGATCTAAACTTATTGTAGTCGGCCTTGACGTGCTCGCTAAACTGACAATTCATGAAACCTACACGATCCAACTCTAGGCGGCCTAAAGATGTATGCTCCCGAAAAATATACATCATTGCATCCATTTCCTGTAAATATTTAAAGACTCAGGTTTGTCTTActttaagaatataaaatataatatttaaaaagattgACACGTACCTCGTTTCCAAGCCATTTGAAGCCCATCATGACTCGGTTAAACAATTCTTGATCAAGTAAAGTTGGACCCAGTTGAATGCTTCTGTAAACGTAAAACAATTgtaagattacaaaaaaaaaattgataaatcataacatgtatataaaaatatttgaatcacGTACTCGAGATGCCTACTCCACTCTTCGAAACCATTCCATAGATCATCAGAAACTAAAGTCAACACCGCATCCGGTTCATCTTTACCCGCGTCTTTGGGACTAAGTGTAGGATCAAATCCGGTCACAACAGACTTTTGAGATAAGTGTCCTACTGTGTTCTTTAGATAGTCTTGTGTATCTACATTGAGGTCTATCAACAGATTATCTAAATCAAACAGTTCaacctgtcaaaaaaaaaaattatgaaaggcTTTAGTTaaagttacaacacataaatTATGACACATAAGTTACCGACACATAAGTTACAACACATAATTTATGTTTACAACATACACATACAAACAAGGatacaacaaaaaggaaagacCACACAACATATTACAATCGAACAAGGCATTGAGCTACTTCTTACGTACCGAAGTTTTGGGCTTCACTCGTGATGGACTAGGATCCACTACTGCTGGCTTAGGATCCACTTCTGCTGGCTTAGGATCCACTTCTGCTGGTCTGGATATCAAGGCCTTGATATCTGATACATCTTTCTCCATTGTTAGCAATCGTTCCCCAAAGGTCTCTGTGAAGCTCTTGAAAGAAGAGTCAATTAACTCCTTAAAGAACCGCTTCATATCATCTCCACATGAACAATGTGAAGTTGATGCTCTCTGAGA
The sequence above is drawn from the Camelina sativa cultivar DH55 chromosome 4, Cs, whole genome shotgun sequence genome and encodes:
- the LOC104779475 gene encoding probable NAD(P)H dehydrogenase subunit CRR3, chloroplastic produces the protein MAVLSTIFSVTTRASTPPIASLANDSPSPLPSSSSPSKKPAKLIKVSKQMGNQNQQLRKLQRRGNNKPSIAQIERAFGSGSYLDSEGEMDMNTVFDELLLGHTNKFEGKIEKKLREIGEIFVAQTETKLRSSGKQVLMFTIQWILPIWIMSLLVACGAIKLPFSLPLLDDLIM
- the LOC109132413 gene encoding uncharacterized protein LOC109132413, coding for MIRLCVTFQRVVDGDKSKVQFDLKKLSVDSSDGCNVEVDVGKSVGIISRNSPKPTNDVLEKPTDANLGDAAGLKLEDSMVKNGEYFSSKEALQATMEMYAMKYNCDYRITKSDKRWWCIRCIDSACNWRLRAECLQASTYFKINKFVGNHTCAPSKKKSFCRTPSARTIGHLIKQSYEGVKEGPKPNDIVNIIRSRYGCELTYHQAWESREYAVNEVRGIPEKSYAKIPKYLHMLQEANPGTFTNYEIDFDGRFKYLFISFGQSTRGFYKSMRKVIVVDGTFLKNKYKGVLLVATAVDADEEGLSFVSDRHTSIAKSIGNIYPLAKHGICIHHLLSNVITYHKGRGVAEEADVTKWARCHFLGYRYDINTNNAAESINAALRTPREYPIIPLLDSIREMMTRWFYESRELSAKHKDPLTVEVEKKISRRIEKGKFMNGYLMSRSQIQVKGNGVDYIVDLERRTCSCGKFSIQKLPCRHAIKGAFDIGKDLYPYADDVYTTTAWRSQYEETVNPIGVPEEEWRVPQYVEDAKGQRDISVRGVAKKGITERPVIS
- the LOC104783432 gene encoding uncharacterized protein At4g04775-like produces the protein MSQHSSAGSSGLPSRSSQVGVPCRCRCGGEIRTYTSKTEENPCRRFYRCVVGVKEKKEKHMFRWVDDAVLEEIRMVESKQNQLLEDLKKMVTNNVELQKEMVKEMEEKMEKNMIEIIRQELMVAKESMEKSNKQRICVLVVLAVSMAWLYKKMI